In a single window of the Elaeis guineensis isolate ETL-2024a chromosome 8, EG11, whole genome shotgun sequence genome:
- the LOC105049554 gene encoding eukaryotic translation initiation factor 4B1, with product MSKAWGGVGAWALDAERAEAEEHERAAAEAASSSAAGAAGTVFANEPAQSFPSLKEAAATKPKKKKTVAIPLSQFATSYAGGGRRGESLVEPRGLTPDEMLRLPTGPRERSQEELEHGRLGGGFRNYGGGFRGGFSGRRSDDGDGSWSGGGGGRRSYGGFDEEPRRGPPARDSDLDLRSRADEVDNWATGKKSFAPAPMDSGRSDRYSSLGSGSSTRADEVDNWAAGKKPLPSRYPSFGSGFRDSRSPSDFDRWGRTGGGPLPNNEERPRLILEPRKGDMGAPSEPVRTRPSPFGDARPREDVLAEKGVDWKKIDSEIDSKKTSRPTSSHSSRPSSSQSSRPGSSGSQVAAAADGAPKPRPKVNPFGDAKPREVLLQERGKDWRKIDLELEHRSVDRPETDEEKMLKKEINHLKALINEAEQSQNGKSAQLSTEDLSSLRERILNKERDLELLIHHLDDKVRFGQRATSNIRPGSGAGSSDTSSTRPPSQSGLSEESRSIDFLDRPRSHGGMGDVWSRPVDDRRGFHGGRERSFFDSRNMDRPKSRERW from the exons ATGTCCAAGGCCTGGGGCGGAGTCGGCGCCTGGGCGCTCGATGCCGAGCGCGCGGAGGCGGAGGAGCACGAGCGGGCGGCGGCCGAGGCAGCTTCCTCCTCCGCCGCTGGCGCAGCGGGCACCGTCTTCGCCAACGAGCCCGCCCAGAGCTTCCCCAGCCTCAAGGAGGCGGCCGCCACCAagcccaagaagaagaagaccgtcGCCATCCCTCTATCGCAGTTCGCCACCTCCTATGCCGGGGGTGGCCGCCGCGGGGAATCTCTCGTCGAGCCCAGGGGCCTCACCCCGGATGAGATGCTCCGCCTCCCAACTGGCCCCCGAGAACGCTCCCAGGAGGAGCTCGAGCACGGCCGCCTCGGCGGTGGGTTCCGGAACTACGGCGGCGGCTTCCGTGGGGGTTTCTCCGGTCGCAGGTCCGACGACGGGGACGGTTCTTGGAGCGGCGGTGGCGGCGGCAGGAGGTCATACGGTGGTTTTGATGAGGAGCCGCGGAGGGGACCGCCGGCTAGGGATTCCGATTTGGACCTCCGATCGAGGGCTGATGAGGTCGATAACTGGGCTACTGGGAAAAAATCCTTTGCTCCTGCGCCGATGGATTCTGGACGCTCTGATCGATATAGCTCTCTTGGTAGCGGAAGTTCAACGAGGGCTGATGAGGTGGATAACTGGGCtgccgggaagaagcctctccCTTCCAGGTACCCCAGCTTCGGATCGGGGTTCAGGGATTCTCGTTCTCCATCCGATTTCGACCGCTGGGGGAGGACAGGTGGAGGACCTCTGCCCAACAACGAGGAGAGGCCAAGACTCATCTTGGAGCCACGGAAGGGGGATATGGGAGCACCAAGTGAGCCTGTGAGAACTCGTCCTAGCCCGTTTGGTGATGCCCGGCCAAGAGAGGACGTTTTGGCAGAGAAAGGGGTGGATTGGAAGAAGATAGATTCTGAGATCGATTCCAAGAAGACAAGCAGGCCAACTAGTTCACACTCGAGCAGGCCTTCTAGTTCACAGTCGAGCAGGCCTGGAAGCTCTGGTTCACAGGTGGCAGCAGCAGCAGATGGAGCCCCCAAACCTCGGCCAAAGGTGAACCCTTTTGGTGATGCTAAGCCCCGAGAGGTTCTGTTGCAGGAGAGAGGTAAAGACTGGAGGAAGATTGATCTGGAGCTAGAGCATCGGAGTGTTGACAG ACCTGAGACGGATGAAGAGAAGATGCTGAAAAAAGAGATCAATCATCTGAAGGCGCTGATTAATGAAGCTGAGCAGAGTCAGAATGGCAAATCTGCACAGTTATCCACTGAAGACTTATCCAGTCTACGTGAGCGGATACTTAACAAAGAGAGAGACTTAGAGCTGCTTATACATCACTTGGATGACAAGGTTAGGTTTGGTCAAAGAGCTACCAGCAACATTAGGCCTGGCTCTGGAGCTGGCAGTAGTGATACATCCTCTACTAGGCCACCATCTCAATCTGGTTTGTCTGAGGAGTCAAGAAGCATTGATTTCCTGGATAGACCTCGATCCCATGGTGGCATGGGGGATGTCTGGTCCAGGCCCGTTGATGATAGACGGGGATTTCATGGGGGTAGAGAGAGAAGCttctttgacagcagaaatatggACAG GCCGAAGTCTAGGGAGAGATGGTGA
- the LOC105036969 gene encoding high-affinity nitrate transporter-activating protein 2.1-like: MGGIVSFSATSLLLLLLLISFAGSAVGGVLFSTLPKTLIVSASPKQGQVLRAGEDQIMVSWGLNQSFPAGTDEAYRKVKVRLCYAPVSQADRGWRKTEDDLSKDKTCQFDVAVRSYTTTTLTSFECKLSRELPTATYFVRAYALDYNGRVAAYGQTTDDHKATNLFEVVGISGRSLWLDIAAGCFSGFSVGSRVVFFVADKRRKTNNN; encoded by the exons atgggTGGTATCGTATCATTCTCGGCAACttccctccttctcctcctcctcctcatttcATTTGCAGGCTCTGCTGTTGGAGGTGTGCTTTTCTCCACTCTTCCAAAAACTCTAATAGTCTCTGCATCACCCAAACAGGGACaag TATTGAGAGCTGGGGAGGACCAGATAATGGTATCATGGGGCCTGAACCAGAGTTTTCCAGCGGGGACGGACGAGGCCTACAGGAAGGTGAAGGTGAGGCTGTGCTACGCTCCGGTAAGCCAGGCCGACCGAGGGTGGCGAAAGACGGAGGACGATCTCTCCAAGGACAAGACGTGCCAGTTCGACGTCGCCGTCCGGTCCTACACCACGACTACTTTGACGAGCTTCGAGTGCAAGCTATCGAGAGAATTGCCTACCGCCACCTACTTCGTGAGGGCTTACGCCCTCGATTACAATGGCAGGGTGGCGGCCTATGGCCAGACCACCGACGACCACAAGGCTACCAATTTGTTCGAGGTCGTAGGGATCTCCGGTCGGAGTCTCTGGTTGGATATTGCCGCCGGGTGCTTCTCCGGCTTCTCGGTTGGGTCGCGGGTGGTTTTCTTTGTGGCTGATAAGAGGAGGAAGACCAACAACAATTGA